From Hydractinia symbiolongicarpus strain clone_291-10 chromosome 12, HSymV2.1, whole genome shotgun sequence, one genomic window encodes:
- the LOC130622763 gene encoding uncharacterized protein LOC130622763 isoform X2, whose amino-acid sequence MEVIFSADVYLRFILLLAYSAQDTMNTSFVRRIKRTPYEMSVSNQTTISTKLGFFNLRNLTVSLITLVFITLLYLTNQGSKYYTNNIVLPLYHPKMLIFHPNITPIINSSKTYTLPVNVPPQSCWKRSFQELLEPCKDSLSWTSRITDINLKTNLALSKIDTYFGPAGKTSFVKISTYDNMNRKKRRGGDSWWVTVTESISFHVVMFDNLDGSYTGWFDFVQPGTYDVRIDLKYSLCDGYRDPPVWWFKVGTDHGKYQKPGVLGGQKDFMHQSKKFTVTISGNKSIGDPNNIDNAYINDDCGYWIGGNNYVSKKRTFGPIKTHKRDGTIWFYGDSLQVRYENYFGGRPLCTQYFRCSVTYTWLYPNPHPSRKIYDNKDFDKNIPLNDIKAVLNNPVMKKNTSVLFVNWGLHVVLDLPFDVLKDFFQSFLTIVKELKQASPDAFPQIIWKSTTPTYEREYYDRNSGGSNAEADHIRFLTKQRVMLWNAYSRDEVEKSGIKIVNFFHIAASYPPGPLDGLHFAGEVFESTAVALEQYILSTV is encoded by the exons ATGTCTGTTTCAAATCAAACAACAATATCAACAAAACTTGGATTTTTCAATCTCCGCAACTTAACAGTATCGTTGATAACCCTAGTATTTATCACATTGCTCTACCTAACCAATCAAGGATCAAAATATTACACTAATAACATAGTTTTACCGCTATATCATCCCAAGATGTTAATATTCCATCCTAATATAACCCCCATCATAAATTCCAGCAAAACATACACACTTCCTGTAAACGTACCACCCCAATCTTGCTGGAAACGCTCTTTTCAAGAACTGTTGGAACCATGCAAAGACTCCTTATCTTGGACGAGCCGAATAACAGAcataaatttgaaaacaaatttaGCCTTAAGTAAAATAGATACATATTTTGGACCTGCCGGAAAAACaagttttgttaaaatatcAACTTATGATAACATGAATCGTAAAAAACGCAGGGGAGGAGATTCGTGGTGGGTTACAGTAACAGAAAGTATTTCATTTCATGTTGTCATGTTCGACAATTTGGATGGCTCCTATACAGGTTGGTTTGATTTTGTGCAACCTGGAACTTACGATGTTAGAATTGACCTAAAGTACAGTCTATGTGACGGATATCGAGATCCTCCTGTATGGTGGTTCAAAGTAG GCACCGATCATGGGAAATATCAAAAGCCAGGCGTACTAGGTGGACAGAAAGATTTCATGCATCAGAGTAAAAAATTTACCGTCACAATTTCTGGGAACAAAAGTATTGGTGATCCCAATAACATAGACAATGCGTACATAAATGACGATTGTGGGTACTGGATAGGAGGTAATAATTACGTTagtaaaaaaagaacttttggACCAATTAAAACTCACAAACGAGATGGTACAATTTGGTTTTATGGTGATTCACTACAAGTGCgttatgaaaattactttggAGGGCGTCCATTATGCACTCAGTACTTTCGTTGTTCAGTGACTTACACATGGCTATATCCTAACCCGCATCCTTCAAGGAAGATATACGATAACAAAGATTTCGATAAAAATATACCATTAAATGATATTAAGGCTGTTTTAAACAATCCAGTCATGAAGAAGAATACAAGTGTGTTATTTGTTAATTGGGGACTTCACGTTGTATTGGATTTACCATtcgatgttttaaaagatttttttcaaagttttttgaCCATAGTGAAGGAGTTAAAGCAGGCTTCACCTGATGCATTTCCACAAATCATATGGAAGTCAACAACACCGACATACGAAAGAGAATATTATGATCGTAACAGTGGAGGCAGCAATGCAGAAGCGGATCATATCAGATTTCTTACCAAACAG CGCGTCATGCTATGGAATGCGTATTCAAGAGATGAAGTAGAAAAATCAGGGATTAAGATTGTCAACTTTTTCCACATAGCAGCATCGTACCCACCTGGTCCACTAGATGGTTTACACTTTGCTGGAGAGGTATTCGAGTCAACAGCTGTAGCACTAGAACAATATATACTGTCAACTGTATAG
- the LOC130622763 gene encoding uncharacterized protein LOC130622763 isoform X3, with amino-acid sequence MSVSNQTTISTKLGFFNLRNLTVSLITLVFITLLYLTNQGSKYYTNNIVLPLYHPKMLIFHPNITPIINSSKTYTLPVNVPPQSCWKRSFQELLEPCKDSLSWTSRITDINLKTNLALSKIDTYFGPAGKTSFVKISTYDNMNRKKRRGGDSWWVTVTESISFHVVMFDNLDGSYTGWFDFVQPGTYDVRIDLKYSLCDGYRDPPVWWFKVGTDHGKYQKPGVLGGQKDFMHQSKKFTVTISGNKSIGDPNNIDNAYINDDCGYWIGGNNYVSKKRTFGPIKTHKRDGTIWFYGDSLQVRYENYFGGRPLCTQYFRCSVTYTWLYPNPHPSRKIYDNKDFDKNIPLNDIKAVLNNPVMKKNTSVLFVNWGLHVVLDLPFDVLKDFFQSFLTIVKELKQASPDAFPQIIWKSTTPTYEREYYDRNSGGSNAEADHIRFLTKQRVMLWNAYSRDEVEKSGIKIVNFFHIAASYPPGPLDGLHFAGEVFESTAVALEQYILSTV; translated from the exons ATGTCTGTTTCAAATCAAACAACAATATCAACAAAACTTGGATTTTTCAATCTCCGCAACTTAACAGTATCGTTGATAACCCTAGTATTTATCACATTGCTCTACCTAACCAATCAAGGATCAAAATATTACACTAATAACATAGTTTTACCGCTATATCATCCCAAGATGTTAATATTCCATCCTAATATAACCCCCATCATAAATTCCAGCAAAACATACACACTTCCTGTAAACGTACCACCCCAATCTTGCTGGAAACGCTCTTTTCAAGAACTGTTGGAACCATGCAAAGACTCCTTATCTTGGACGAGCCGAATAACAGAcataaatttgaaaacaaatttaGCCTTAAGTAAAATAGATACATATTTTGGACCTGCCGGAAAAACaagttttgttaaaatatcAACTTATGATAACATGAATCGTAAAAAACGCAGGGGAGGAGATTCGTGGTGGGTTACAGTAACAGAAAGTATTTCATTTCATGTTGTCATGTTCGACAATTTGGATGGCTCCTATACAGGTTGGTTTGATTTTGTGCAACCTGGAACTTACGATGTTAGAATTGACCTAAAGTACAGTCTATGTGACGGATATCGAGATCCTCCTGTATGGTGGTTCAAAGTAG GCACCGATCATGGGAAATATCAAAAGCCAGGCGTACTAGGTGGACAGAAAGATTTCATGCATCAGAGTAAAAAATTTACCGTCACAATTTCTGGGAACAAAAGTATTGGTGATCCCAATAACATAGACAATGCGTACATAAATGACGATTGTGGGTACTGGATAGGAGGTAATAATTACGTTagtaaaaaaagaacttttggACCAATTAAAACTCACAAACGAGATGGTACAATTTGGTTTTATGGTGATTCACTACAAGTGCgttatgaaaattactttggAGGGCGTCCATTATGCACTCAGTACTTTCGTTGTTCAGTGACTTACACATGGCTATATCCTAACCCGCATCCTTCAAGGAAGATATACGATAACAAAGATTTCGATAAAAATATACCATTAAATGATATTAAGGCTGTTTTAAACAATCCAGTCATGAAGAAGAATACAAGTGTGTTATTTGTTAATTGGGGACTTCACGTTGTATTGGATTTACCATtcgatgttttaaaagatttttttcaaagttttttgaCCATAGTGAAGGAGTTAAAGCAGGCTTCACCTGATGCATTTCCACAAATCATATGGAAGTCAACAACACCGACATACGAAAGAGAATATTATGATCGTAACAGTGGAGGCAGCAATGCAGAAGCGGATCATATCAGATTTCTTACCAAACAG CGCGTCATGCTATGGAATGCGTATTCAAGAGATGAAGTAGAAAAATCAGGGATTAAGATTGTCAACTTTTTCCACATAGCAGCATCGTACCCACCTGGTCCACTAGATGGTTTACACTTTGCTGGAGAGGTATTCGAGTCAACAGCTGTAGCACTAGAACAATATATACTGTCAACTGTATAG
- the LOC130622763 gene encoding uncharacterized protein LOC130622763 isoform X1, giving the protein MQMKPDGKLKWICYIVDHFSRFHTIYPQIKNTMNTSFVRRIKRTPYEMSVSNQTTISTKLGFFNLRNLTVSLITLVFITLLYLTNQGSKYYTNNIVLPLYHPKMLIFHPNITPIINSSKTYTLPVNVPPQSCWKRSFQELLEPCKDSLSWTSRITDINLKTNLALSKIDTYFGPAGKTSFVKISTYDNMNRKKRRGGDSWWVTVTESISFHVVMFDNLDGSYTGWFDFVQPGTYDVRIDLKYSLCDGYRDPPVWWFKVGTDHGKYQKPGVLGGQKDFMHQSKKFTVTISGNKSIGDPNNIDNAYINDDCGYWIGGNNYVSKKRTFGPIKTHKRDGTIWFYGDSLQVRYENYFGGRPLCTQYFRCSVTYTWLYPNPHPSRKIYDNKDFDKNIPLNDIKAVLNNPVMKKNTSVLFVNWGLHVVLDLPFDVLKDFFQSFLTIVKELKQASPDAFPQIIWKSTTPTYEREYYDRNSGGSNAEADHIRFLTKQRVMLWNAYSRDEVEKSGIKIVNFFHIAASYPPGPLDGLHFAGEVFESTAVALEQYILSTV; this is encoded by the exons ATGTCTGTTTCAAATCAAACAACAATATCAACAAAACTTGGATTTTTCAATCTCCGCAACTTAACAGTATCGTTGATAACCCTAGTATTTATCACATTGCTCTACCTAACCAATCAAGGATCAAAATATTACACTAATAACATAGTTTTACCGCTATATCATCCCAAGATGTTAATATTCCATCCTAATATAACCCCCATCATAAATTCCAGCAAAACATACACACTTCCTGTAAACGTACCACCCCAATCTTGCTGGAAACGCTCTTTTCAAGAACTGTTGGAACCATGCAAAGACTCCTTATCTTGGACGAGCCGAATAACAGAcataaatttgaaaacaaatttaGCCTTAAGTAAAATAGATACATATTTTGGACCTGCCGGAAAAACaagttttgttaaaatatcAACTTATGATAACATGAATCGTAAAAAACGCAGGGGAGGAGATTCGTGGTGGGTTACAGTAACAGAAAGTATTTCATTTCATGTTGTCATGTTCGACAATTTGGATGGCTCCTATACAGGTTGGTTTGATTTTGTGCAACCTGGAACTTACGATGTTAGAATTGACCTAAAGTACAGTCTATGTGACGGATATCGAGATCCTCCTGTATGGTGGTTCAAAGTAG GCACCGATCATGGGAAATATCAAAAGCCAGGCGTACTAGGTGGACAGAAAGATTTCATGCATCAGAGTAAAAAATTTACCGTCACAATTTCTGGGAACAAAAGTATTGGTGATCCCAATAACATAGACAATGCGTACATAAATGACGATTGTGGGTACTGGATAGGAGGTAATAATTACGTTagtaaaaaaagaacttttggACCAATTAAAACTCACAAACGAGATGGTACAATTTGGTTTTATGGTGATTCACTACAAGTGCgttatgaaaattactttggAGGGCGTCCATTATGCACTCAGTACTTTCGTTGTTCAGTGACTTACACATGGCTATATCCTAACCCGCATCCTTCAAGGAAGATATACGATAACAAAGATTTCGATAAAAATATACCATTAAATGATATTAAGGCTGTTTTAAACAATCCAGTCATGAAGAAGAATACAAGTGTGTTATTTGTTAATTGGGGACTTCACGTTGTATTGGATTTACCATtcgatgttttaaaagatttttttcaaagttttttgaCCATAGTGAAGGAGTTAAAGCAGGCTTCACCTGATGCATTTCCACAAATCATATGGAAGTCAACAACACCGACATACGAAAGAGAATATTATGATCGTAACAGTGGAGGCAGCAATGCAGAAGCGGATCATATCAGATTTCTTACCAAACAG CGCGTCATGCTATGGAATGCGTATTCAAGAGATGAAGTAGAAAAATCAGGGATTAAGATTGTCAACTTTTTCCACATAGCAGCATCGTACCCACCTGGTCCACTAGATGGTTTACACTTTGCTGGAGAGGTATTCGAGTCAACAGCTGTAGCACTAGAACAATATATACTGTCAACTGTATAG